Genomic DNA from Geotrypetes seraphini chromosome 7, aGeoSer1.1, whole genome shotgun sequence:
aaatcagctaaggggagtgtatttaaagcgtggcctgctgggaagttcctcttgtcagcagtgcgtgtgtgtgcaatatggagtgtttgtgccggtaagttgcagagagagtgtttatattgagtatttcaaaatgtattgcttattaagttagcaagctgtgtggtgcagtgctgatttgagtcatcttgtaattgtagtacccctcctgaagaagccagcgggtgaaacctaggttggggggtcggtattgtgaataaatggaggagcccggagcagttatgtgtattatccacaccattcaaagttaagttgttgttaaatttattattttattttcttcaagtttatgtgttgttatttagtctttgtttggtggaggagactgtgaacaacaatgatggtctccttaacagctgctccgtgaacttgtttcaccggacctcagctgcgggtctgagtgttcacttaaccacatcaacttgtgttgtaatttgtgtttgaagtaaaacaaaggtgattagtacaacagtgatttataagtatcaccttggataaatatattcccttgctgttttttgattatatgttaaagatcatattaaagccagtCAATTGCAGGATCTGTAGGCAAGGAAGAAGCAgtgtgggtcaatctggaaagaggaaatggaaaatgtttttatattggtgtgatatacaggtatCCTTCACagaaagaagtggacagagatttcaTAGGGATGTTTCTTTAGGAATATTTTCGCTTTTGTTGATCCTTCTTCAATCAAGAGATCATAAAACGACTGTGTTCTCtgtgttacaagactttcaaaggTCACAAGTTCCGTTTCATTGGTATGCATGAGATATCATGGAATGTCTGGCAACGGTGGATGCTGTAAGTTTTGCACCATTTATAGCTTTGTTTCCGGTGCAATTCTATCAACAGAAAAGGCAAGTGCTGCTAGGTGCTTGGACAGAAACCATAGATGTCTGCAACAGTTTTATTTGTGTACTTTCTTCAACTTCCTAATGCGTTTTGTTGGTATCCTGGTTTGATCCCATACCGCCACCATTGACTCACATGCCAACTTTCCGGTAAAGGTTTTCCTTCATTGTAGTGATAAAAGTTAGCTGAAGAACATCCAGTCCACCTGgcagtctagcagttgacagcTGACAGACAGACTGACCTCCCAAGGAGCCAGTTTTTGGGTGCAGATCACAAACTAGATGACAccatacaaactaattatgcGCAATCACACAAGCAAACGGTGCACACTGGGttgacctctaaatattgtctaatcacgctgaaatttgacacatgaATAAGACATATCAAGTGAACAAAAATAAGCCATATggagacaagatttgacaaggttgaTTTTTTTGCATACTACTATCCAGCTAGTGTGTTAGAATTAGCACAGGCTGACTGGATAACCTTCAAACAGGAGGTGGTAATTGCTCCCACATCAATTTTTGGCAGGTACCATGCACTAATGACAACATTAGTGCACAGCttgcacaaaaaagaaaaataaatgccCTACAAAGTGACGTGgtaaatctgggcttagtgcaAGGGAAAGCCCAATGTTAGAATGTTAGTCAAAGGACCCCTTGGTTATAAATGCATAAGTTATTTATTCAACAACTGATTTTTACTGCTGATCACTGGTCCACCCCAAACCACTTcccatttgaaaatgaataagttTAATTGCCAACCACCTaagtgcctttgatctagtagatcatgaaATGTTGTTTAGATACAATAGGACTTTCAGAAGGGTCTagaactggtttcaaggttttttgaagaaaagatcttatTGAGTGATTTGTGACGGTAACTATTCTCATTCATGGAGCAACCCATCTTGTGTGCCCCAAGGTTCTCCGCTATTGCCTACCTTATTCAACATCCACATTTCCCTtttaggacatttattacagagtttaaatgtaaaattttatatatacgcagatgacatttctattttaatccttCTAAATATTTTTACCtctgaaattttaaaccagatatcttctattatgactcagacagaacagtggacaattaatttcaaactgaaactcaatacggaaaagaccaacttttcttggctagtaccaatgacaaaataacaaactcattgcttcatcttagtggtcatgactacccaattattaaatctatcaaaattctaggcgtcAAACTAGACCGACATTAACACTAGTAGAACACatgaacttagtggtacaaaatgcttttttacattgtggaaattaagaaccataaaaaaatattttgatcctttatcgttcagactagtggtgcaggcattagttttatctattgtagacaactgtaacatcatctatttagcaGCACCCCAAAAAATCTAagaaaattaaggataattcagaatacagctgttcaattgatttttggtttaaaaaagaaattccatattatcgtttacttcattggctgcctttggaggcaagagtattattcaaattttcctgtatctgctttaagctgatatcgggattgtctctagcttacctttttcctcattttgtgttgcatagatcatcaagagaaactagaaacttctacttatttacttatcccaaaattaatgggtgtaataataataactttatttttgtataccgcaataccacaagcagttcagagcagtttacagaggaagagactgtacatatacagtgatgttacaggaagaattgtcaagtacattggaataaatttcaattacattagtggGCCGAGagaggtacaggcggaatagaagtcactaatgtaatgtaatgtataactggaaatatgtcagagatacAGCAGGTATTTCAGTGATGTAACAAAATAGGgagggggtcagagaaatttatcaaagagataggttttaattgatttcctgaaggattgataggAGGGTGCACTAGAAATGAgtgtggttagacatttattccatttgccagcttggaatgacagtgttctgtcaaggaatctcttgtagacacagcccttcagggaggggaaggcaaacaggtaggcactacgtgtgcaagtggtgcctggaaacacaAAATGGCGCAACAGGTAAATTGGGGATGAACccgttatggttttgaagcaaaggcaggcgaacTAATATAAGATCTTCTTagataagaccttcttagataggaccctagcatttcaagctggtaggcaacaatcttggttaggtattCAGCAAGTTATGTTATCTTATTtctgttttcggaaattaattaagaccactttgttcgataagtttattacttaatgagagttttattattgaaattctattttacaaatatttgtatttttttactgtaattattgtatttcgctgattgtccagctctttttagtgtaaaccgcctagaacttttggtcatgaaggtataaaagaataaagttattattgttattattattaataaacatctCCCTGACTGACTCCAtgcaagcagggctgtggagatGGTAcacaaacggcctcttttacaaagccgtgctagcggctgctgcgcggcaacagccccaaagccctttaaatctctatgggcttcagggccgttagcgcggctttgtaaaagaggctgcaaATCTTTGATTCCAACTCTTCTATTTTTCTATTGTCCGAATCTGACTGCTACTGATATTATTAGGATTTAAACTTTTTGACCTGGAtctaaaatactagtaaatatAACTTTAGATCCaagataaatatataaaattataatttacaACATTATAATATATGGTATGATTTTTATTTGAAGCTGGAATCAATTCATTTTTACTGACTCCAACTCCACCTGAAATTGCTTCCAACACCAACTCTACAGCCTTCAGGGAAGTGTCCACAGAGAACAATTTTAGTTGCAGAACCTGCCTTAAAAGACTGGCTCACAAACTGTGCTAGTTCTCTCTCCCCACACATTCAGTTATGGAGTGTGAAGAGGCTTGTGaatggggtgtcaggtcaaaagcacgccgggacaaaggcgtgcccagacaattgagcgcagcgcgggggtgcacgccgcacaaaattactgtttttagggctccgacggaagGGGtatgggggagaacccccccactttacttaatagagatcgcgcggtgttgtggggggtttggggggttgtaaccccccacattatactgaaaacttcactttttccctgtttttagggaaaaagttaagtttacagtaaaatgtggacggttacaaccccccaaaccccccataacgccggcgcgatctctattaagtaaattggggggggctccccaacaaaaccccccggcggatcccctaaaaactgtaattttctttggcgcacatctccatcttgcgctcagttgtcggcgcgcgcctttgtctttcgcggggttgtctatgaaccgtggtagaaggcccagagcactaaatgatcctatgctcataggaattttatgagcattagagcatttagtgctccggactGCAGCAGAAATATCTCCCATGGCTTAGGaaaagaggaggggggaggggtgtttgtgTGTAAATATCCATTTTTTGGCCCACTAAAAAGTTAACTGGTTAGGCCAGTATTTAGTGCTGAGCAGTTAAGTTTTTAGGGGTTAATGACAAAACTGCTAGTTAAAGAAACAGGGAAACATGacggcacataaaggccaaatggctcatccaatcGGTTATAAATTTGCATTTCTATGTTAATGAATCCCTTTATTTGCAACACTAGCCCTTTCATTTTATAACAGGTCGCCTAAAGTTTGACAACTATATTGCACATAAATTATAGAATAGTAACATTTTTTGAGTGACTGTAACACAAGCAGgacatacagtatatactgtacagtggcatagtaagggggaggataGATCACCCAGGGTGCCATCTTCACGAGGACGCTATTTcttcttctcctctctgccccccgtgtacctcttgaaacATTTGCCGGCGCAAGatgcatcttccacctgctgctcgcggcAGCTTTGactcctttctgatgtcacttcctgcatcataacacactctctctctctttctccacagTTCTTACATGCTGGTTGTCTTTGTGTGCCGCAGAGACACTACTTACTTGCCCGTCTTCCTGCACGTGCAACAGCAGCAGCTTAGAAGTGGACTGCAGTGGTCTAGGCCTTACCATAATTCCTTCAGACATTCCCCTGGACACTCAGACCCTCCTCCTCTTGAACAATAAACTGACTACACTGACGGGATCTGTATTTGCTAATCTTTCTGCTCTGCACTATCTGGATCTTTCTCACAACTTTCTGGATCTGTTGCCTCAGGATGTCTTCAGAGACCTGGCAAACCTGACGGATCTCCATCTGAGAAACAACAGTATAAGAGCCTTGGAGAAATCACTTCTACAGAGGACAGTTCTTCTACGTAGGCTTGACCTGTCTATCAATGGCCTCTCTCAGCTGCCCGCAGGTGTTTTTGATGACCTCACTGCCCTCCATTTGCTTTCCCTCAGATCAAACCGGCTACAAAATTTGGACAGGGAAACTTTTGAACCCTTGGTCAGACTACAAAAGCTGCAACTGGGAGATAATCCCTGGGAATGTGACTGCAACCTCAGAGATTTCAAGCACTGGATGGAATGGTTCTCTTATCGAGGTAAGCATTAAGATAAACTTATTACAGAGGTGGACCAGTGGCAGATGCAGATTCTCCCAAACAAACACCCAGTCAGAATGgctttgaaacaaaaataaaggttTTATTCAGGCCACCGGCCAGATAAGTTTCAACCCTTTGGTAATAGTTTTGGTATATTCCAAAAGCAGGAATCTGTAAATACATTTAATCAATAGCCCAGGGTTTTCTGCTTTGGGTATAGTCTTTAAATCCAAAAATATAGACTGACCTCACATTCAGACAGGAAACCCAAACATGGATTGTGGCCAACAAATTATGAGTCactcagagacgtgaaactctacaaggagAGAACGCTCACCCCTTGAAGATATaccagagtttaccttccagtcattgcaactgtttcaatgctggtcacgctcCATGTTGGATTCcagagtgaataaataaataaataaataaataatggttaCAATCTTGCAGTCTTCTGTGTGAATATACTTTCTtgctattttcttatttcttatttcacaAACATCAAGAGCTATAAGGGTTTTGAAACTTAGCTCAGCTTGACTTTTGACAAATGgaggggtctctacgtggccccgtttcgattccttccTCAGGAGACCCGAAACATGACTTGCAGTAGTAATCAATAGTTCAAAACTTATATGCTTTTAAACTCCGTGATGAAACTGTATCTAAAAAATAAAGTGTAACAACAAGCCGATGGTGAGGTGAGGTGTCACTATCCACCCCGCGGCAAAACTGAAACATACTTTTACAGGCTGCTACATGAAGGGGGGTTGATACATACCACCCGAGAGACGCTGTCAGTGTACACAAAAATTTCTTAACTGCCAGAAAGAAGCACAGCGGCACCTACCCTTTTGAATGGAAAAAGTAGGAGGAGCTTCCTAAATGTCAGAGATGTAACTGACGTCATGATCCGTAGCAGATCGATCTTATTTAGAATATATCAAAATACTGTTAAAGCTGAGAAATGGCGTAAAAAACTGAGGTATGAATTAAAAAAACTGAAGTATGAATTAAAAACTGGAAGGACTGTAAAAATGAAACTTTCCTGATAAAAAGATATTCACAGAAAAGCGATCCATTCCATTTCACTATTCAATCCGTTGGGGTGCAATGTGATCAGAGTGAAAATCCATTTCTGCTCCTGTTTCCAAAGTATGTGAGACACATCTCCCCCTCTAGTTAACTCGATGACATTGAGTATGGAAAATGTAAGATCTGTGGTTTCATGTTGGTATTCTATCCAGTGCTGAACCAGAGGAGCCTCTTTGACCCGGGTGCGAATCCTACTCATATGTTCTCCTATTCGGGTCTTAATGCTGCGGGTGGTGCATCCCACATACAATAAATGACATGGGCACTGGATGACATACACCACTTGTTTGGAGTCGCAATCTGTTGGTGGGCACCGAATCTTGCTCAGTCCGTTGCAATGCATGGCCATTTGCTGTAATGTAACACTGTGCTTGCACATCTTACAGTGCCCACATGGGGTATGCTGCCCTAATATTCTTACTGGTGGATGTTTAATAAATTGAGAATGGACCAACTGCTGCTTAAGATTGCGCTGTTTAGAAAATGCAAACCTGGGTGTATGTTGAAATTCCTGATGATATTGCATGATGCCCCAGTGCTTCTTAATGATTCTCTTAATGTCAAATGCTCGAACAGAGTAGGGGAGGACACATACTAGAGTATCCTCTTCTTGTGTGGAAGATGGATTCAGAAGCAACGATCTATTTGCATAAAGTCCCCTCTTGTATGCTTTTTTAACCACTGGAGGAGGATACCCTCTTTGTATAAAACGTGTTTTCATATCCTGAGCTTTAGAGACATAATCCTGAACAGTGGTGCAAAATCTCCGAAGGCGTAAAAACTGCCCCACCGGAATGTTGTTTCTCAAATGCCTAGGGTGAAAACTGCTGTACTCCAAGAGGTTGTTCCTGTCAGTGGATTTTCGAAAGATAGTGGTGGAAAACCTTCCTTGGTGTAAACTTATCTGAATGTCCAAAAATGACACCTGTCTCGAATCTGTGCACATGATGAATTGTAAGTTACTGTCACAGGAATTTAGCCACTCCAAAAACTTGGGAAGATCAGTGGGTGGTCCTATCCATACTGCCAGAACATCATCTATGTAGCGTTTCCAAAAGAGAAAATCCTTCCAATACGTAGATGTATATAAGAAAGTGTTTTCAAATTTAGACACATACAAGCACGCCACAGACGGGGCCATTTTAGCCCCCATGGCTGTACCTTTAATCTGTTTATAGTATCTCGTGTCAAACTGAAAGTAATTCATGCTCAATGTTATATGTGCCAATTGAGATAAAAATTCTATTCTACTTTGTGATAAATCCATTGTTGATAAttcatttttaataattgttacTGCTGCATCTTGTGGAACATTGGTATAGAGAGCTGATATGTCTAAGGTAAGAAGTGTAGCATATGGAGGTATATCTTGATACTCAGCCAAAATGTTAATCATGTTGGCTGAATCCTGTACATATGATTGAGCTAAAAAGACCCTGTCCTTGAGATACATGTCAAGTATAGTGGATAAAGGTTCCAAGATGGAACCTATACCCGAAACAATAGGTCTACCTGGGGGGTTTTGGAGAGATTTATGAATTTTTGGGACAAAGTATATCACAGGGATGCGTGGATttttgcatgaaagaaatttaaaTTCTTTGTCTGTAATAATCCCTGACTCAGCCGCACTGACTAGGAGTTGGGAAATTACATCCTGTATATGAAGGGTGTGGTCTTCCTGTAAAGGGGTATAGTAATTCTGGTCTGAAAGTTGTCGTTCTGCTTCTGTCACATAAAAATCTGTGTCCAGAAGTACCACCCCACCTCCTTTGTCCGCTGGTCTGATAACTATGCTGTGATCGTTAATAAGAGATTGCAGAGCATCATGTTGTGCCCTagaaagattatattgtgttttaAGAAAATCTTGTTCTAGGGTACAAATGTCTCTTAATACCAAATTTTCAAACGTTTGGATATGTGAATCCACTGTTCCGGGAGGACACCATGTCGATTTAATCTTTAAAGTATTATCACTGGCAGGTGATACTATCTCCAAAGGATCTTCCTTAAAAAAGAAATGTTTCAATTTACTTTTCCTTATAAACTTGAACATGGAAACCCTGGTGTCGAATTTGTGGTATGAATTAGTGGGCACAAAAGACAATCCTTTGTTCAACACAGACAACTTCGCCACATTTAATGTTCTGTGGGACAGGTTAAATACATTAGATGTTAGGGTTGAGTCTTGCTTTGTTTTGTCCTGACCGGTCTGCGTACGTTTGGTACTGGAGCCCCTTGAAAATGGACTGACTGGGTTTGTTTGGAGCTAGATGGAGCTGTTTTGTCATCGTCTGAGGAGTCAGAAGAGGTATATGTGTATGTGGGTCGTTTTTTACCTTTATTGCTGTTGGATTTGTCCATCCATGAATAGACAAATCCTTTAGCATAATCTAGCTCATCGCGTCGTAATTTTTTAATCTTGGTCTTACGTAAATCTTCCCGAAACGCATTTATTTTGAGATTGAGCTCTGTTAATTTGTGATCATATTCATCTGTACTACTTGAAGAGGGTATCCTCCTCCAGTGGTTAAAAAAGCATACAAGAGGGGACTTTATGCAAATAGATCGTTGCTTCTGAATCCATCTTCCACACAAGAAGAGGATACTCTAGTATGTGTCCTCCCCTACTCTGTTCGGGCATTTGACATTAAGACAATCATTAAGAAGCACTGGGGCATCATGCAATATCATCAGGAATTTCAACATACACCCAGGTTTGCATTTTCTAAACAGCGCAATCTTAAGCAGCAGTTGGTCCATTCTCAATTTATTAAACATCCACCAGTAAGAATATTAGGGCAGCATACCCCATGTGGGCACTGTAAGATGTGCAAGCACAGTGTTACATTACAGCAAATGGCCATGTATTGCAACGGACTGAGCAAGATTCGGTGCCCACCAACAGATTGCGACTCCAAACAAGTGGTGTATGTCATCCAGTGCCCATGTCATTTATTGTATGTGGGATGCACCACCCGCAGCATTAAGACCCGAATAGGAGAACATATGAGTAGGATTCACACCCGGGTCAAAGAGGCTCCTCTGGTTCAGCACTGGATAGAATACCAACATGAAACCACAGATCTTACATTTTCCATACTCAATGTCATCGAGTTAACTAGAGGGGGAGATGTGTCTCACATACTTTGGAAACAGGAGCAGAAATGGATTTTCACTCTGAACACATTGCACCCCAACGGACTGAATAGTGAAATGGAATGGATCACTTTTCTGTGAATATCTTTTTATCAGGAAAGTTTCATTTTTACAGTCCTTCCAGTTTTTAATTCATACTTCAGTTTTTTTAATTCATACCTCAGTTTTTTACGCCATTTCTCAGCTTTAACAGTATTTTGATATATTCTAAATAAGATCGATCTGCTACGGATCATGACGTCAGTTACATCTCTGACATTTAGGAAGCTCCTCCCACTTTTTCCATTCAAAAGGGTAGGTGCCGCTGTGCTTCTTTCTGGCAGTTAAGAAATTTTTGTGTACACTGACAGCGTCTCTCCGGTGGTATGTATCAACCCCCCTTCATGTAGCAGCCTGTAAAAGTATGTTTCAGTTTTGCCGCGGGGTGGATAGTGACACCTCACCTCACCATCGGCTTGTTGTTACACTTTATTTTTTAGATACAGTTTCATCACGGAGTTTAAAAGCATATAAGTTTTGAACTATTGATTACTACTGCAAGTCATGTTTCGGGTCTCCTGAggaaggaatcgaaacggggccacgtagagacccctcCATTTGTCAAAAGTCAAACTGAGTTAAGTTTCAAAACCCTTATAGCTCTTGATGTTtgtgaaataagaaataagaaaatagcaAGAAAGTATATTCACACAGAAGACTGCAAGATTGtaaccattatttatttatttattcactttggAATCCAACATGgagcgtgaccagcattgaaacagttgcaatgactggaaggtaaactctggtATATCTTCAAGGGGTGAGCGTTCTctccttgtagagtttcacgtctctgagtGACTCATAATTTGTTGGCCACAATCCATGTTTGGGTTTCCTGTCTGAATGTGAGGTCAGTCTATATTTTTGGATTTAAGCACTTTTCTGGCTTCCATGGTATCTTACCAAATAATACCCCTGAGATTTCTGAAGGAAATTGGGTATAGTCTTTGCagaaacaaatatttttataaatccCCAATCTCCAGCTTGAGGCACTGGCATGGACAAAAAGTTAGAAAATAAAACAGCAACAAAAACTCAAAAGAGATTAGCAGTGTTCAATTTAAGCTAGGCTGAATAGATTTCATTAACTTGGCACATACCATCCGTTAACAGTCTTAGGTTGGAGACAAACTGAGTTTAGCAGTTCCTTAGGAGATTGGATAACGCTTATTGCAGATTCACAAGAAAGTTTCTCAACCTATAACACAGACTTGTAACTTCCAGCTTGCAACTCCAGCTCTGTTTGCAGTAGCCGTGTGAAAACTGCACTGAACTAGTCTCAGCTGAACGCAGCACAGCAATCAGCCACAACAGAGAGCAACAGGATACTGACAAAATCTAAAATGATTCCACTGCTCAGTAACTTTTCTTCCAAAATAAAGGATGGTGCAAACACACACAGTAAACCCACAATCATATAACAGTGAGCAGGAAGGTTTAAGGAAATCTTCAGCTGGTTCTTGCCACTCTGATATGCCTGTACTGATCTCCATAGCTTCAGGCTGTGGGAGACTGACTCTGGACAGAGAGGAAATTCACTTGCCTCTTGCATATCCCAGTCATCAGGAAAATCTCTGGTAGGGCATTCATGCTGGACTTTAGCTGGGCTCCTGAGCTGTCTCTGCCCAGACCAGTTCTCCTTGCCCTGACTCCAGCTTCCTTCCTTGTCTGCAGCTTCCTGGGTTCTCCAGCTTTCTggttcctgtctctcccctctccGTCTGACTTCCTGTACTCTGAGCTGGCTTTTCAGGAGCTCTAAACCATGCCCCCTAGGCCAGGGTGGGAAAACAGGCTTAGGCATAACACAATGCAGGGCAGAGTTCCTTCCCATACATCAGCAGCCTTATGCCTTAAAGGGACAGGActacatactagagaatgacacagtggttgttacccACAGCTAACCC
This window encodes:
- the LRTM2 gene encoding leucine-rich repeat and transmembrane domain-containing protein 2, which translates into the protein MPVTRGTGWWKSRYLLHWREGSFLTCWLSLCAAETLLTCPSSCTCNSSSLEVDCSGLGLTIIPSDIPLDTQTLLLLNNKLTTLTGSVFANLSALHYLDLSHNFLDLLPQDVFRDLANLTDLHLRNNSIRALEKSLLQRTVLLRRLDLSINGLSQLPAGVFDDLTALHLLSLRSNRLQNLDRETFEPLVRLQKLQLGDNPWECDCNLRDFKHWMEWFSYRGGKIDGLECTLPKELRGKDMRMVPMEMFNYCSQVEDENGSSSVDQTGTPCAKDRPPLLSEPKAEPEPESSTECSQKQRYRPVSVRRAIGTVIIAGVVCGIVCIMMVVAAAYGCIYASLMAKYHRELKRRQPLMGDTEGEHEEQKQISSVA